Genomic segment of Chelonia mydas isolate rCheMyd1 chromosome 11, rCheMyd1.pri.v2, whole genome shotgun sequence:
ttaaagattaatctttaattaaccATGATGTCATCTGATGAATCCTCCGGGAATATGTCCAgtcaaagttggcaaccctaccagcaAGTCACTCTCTTACACAGCCTGGTTCCATGAAGCAGCCAGGAGAGCCCATGCCCACCGGCCCAGCTGGATCTGACAGCAGGAAAAAGCTAACAAGATGGCCGAGCTGGTTCTAGTCACAGCAGCATAAATTCTGGTATTAGTTGAATCAGCTCGGCCTGCCCCTCAGAactgggacagctggtcacctaCCTGAGCAGCAGAGACGGCTGGCGAGTtagtaaaacaacaaaaagtcaAAGGCAGAAAAGGAGGAAAGATCCCTAACTCTTCCACCAGCCCCATGTTCACACAGAGTCTTGGATTCAGAGTTCATATGCCATCAAAGTGGAGGTTGCATCAGGGTTGATCTCAGGCCCACCTCATTGTTAACCTCTGTTCAAGTTATCAGATCTGATGGCCTCCTAGATTTCTCTTTGATCCATTTCATCTACAGCCCCAACTAGATGCAGCCAGAAACAGTCAGAGATGTGACTGGTATGAAAGAACAACAGAAGAGGCTGTAAGGCGGAAGAGAGAAGAATTCTGCAGAGTCTTTGTCAACCAGCTTCTCTACCGAACAGGCCCATGCACTCACAGCTCAGCTGCAACGATTCCTTACGAGGCCTGGAAGAAGAAAAGGGTGCGAGTTCCCTCACTACAGTGGTTTCAACGGTTACAACCAAAGATACATGTGCTAGTTCCTAACTCTGCAACTACAGCCACTCCTCATGCTGAATGCCAGAGTATCCTTGCCCTAGGGGCGAGTCAGGCCGAGGCCTTGGCCTGCCCTTGGTAAGCCATCCCTTTTTGGAGGGAAATTAATATTGGCTTCTAGGTCCCagtcccactggccacagttcaggcTTGTGGCTGGTGCTTTAACTGGGAGTCTCTGTGAGTTGTCTTCCTATTGGCCACCTGTCGGAGCCTCTGTTGCAAGCTACCTGCTTACAAACCCCTCTTGACACACGGTCCTTATTTATGTCGGTGCCTCTGAgagcacacagcccctccccagtgGCGAAAAGGAGTCCTTCTCTAGACCAGTGCCCTGGGTCTGGAGTACCTTGGAAGGCTGCTACCTCCGTGCCTCCCCCCTCCAGTCTCTGCTCTTTCCTCCAGGCTGTATCGCGGTATTGCTGCAGCTTCCGCTCacctcctgccagccccagcctgctcccctgcCACACTCCCATTCAGCCTGGCCGAGCGCTCAGACAGCCTGTGGCTGGCTCTTCCCCCTTGGACCATTGCCAAAAGTGCTTCCCAGgttttccttcccccagcccttgctTCCCAGGTAAATCACAAACGTAGATCCTTAACCTGGATGTTATCAAGACTGCGAGGGAAGGCTCCCTCCTGGGAACAGTCCCTTTCTGCCCATTGTGAGAGTACTGAGACCACTGTCCTTTCGCCCTTCGCTCATCAGTGATGACTCGCAGAGTCACTCCTGAGGGCgggggaaaaaatgaatgaaaGGGCTGCTCGGTGGATCATTACGGTAACACAGCAAATCCGGAAACTGGGCAATGCTAAGATTAGAAACAGAACTCGCCTACTCTAGGCAGGGAAATCTTGCATCGTTTGGTCATGATGTCATGCAGAGTTTCCCTCACCTGGGAATCCCTGGTAGTGGCACACGCAGCTCAGGAGCGCAGAGGGTTATGAGCTAGATGCACCTGCCGTACTTTCACTTTCCGGTTTCCATTGATTCCAGCCGCATTACAGCGTGGGTTTTTCTCCTTCgacaaaaggaaaacaagatttcattttattttttcctaaagaGTATAAAAGCAAGAGCAATGGAAAAGAGAGGCTACATTCACAGACCAGAGGGAGGCCAAGCAACCCTGAGGAAGAAGAAGAGACTAAAGCCATTTCCCAGCAAACATGCTCCAAGGTACGTGCCACGAGGTCTGGGGCGTCTGTCTAGCACATGGGCTTACTAGACTGATCTGCTGTGATCTACTCTAAAGAGTAAGGATCAAACATTATCCGTCCCTCTAAGTCTCTTaccagtttattttttattattagtgCTGGGGGCCGTAAATTAAGGGGCCTGATCTGAAAACATTTGTGAATAGAAGAGTTGAGTTTGCTCAGCTGCGATCTTTGGGGTCAAGCCACCAATGTATATATTTGATTGTAGCCCTCATCTTCCTGCACCCCTTCTTTCCCCGCCTTGTCAGACTGTCAAAAATACAGTTTATAATCCTTGTAACCTGGAAATGGAGTGATGTGTGTATTTCCCCTTTCTGATTCAATTAGGAAAAATGATGGCTTGCAAACTGCTCCTTGTCCTGACCCTATGGACAATGTCTACGGAGGCCTTTCCCAAAGGGACTCAGGGGAAGACGTGCCACCTCTCAAAATACAAGTCCCTGCCACCCTGGGAACTGGAGACCTTCAAGAATGTCAAGGACAGATTTGTAAGTGCAAAGAAGACACATAAGTAGGGCAATAATGGCAATGTGGGTGCTAGGCTGTAGTTTCAACCGCAGCCTTCTCGGCATATTACTGTGGGCAGATGAAATATGCTTCGGTAAGTTTGGGGTGTAGGGTTGCAGACAAAATAGAGAGAAGTTTCTTTGTTGGTGATCCCCCACCCAGTCTTAGTTAAGAAAGGGCAAAGCTCAGAATGTTCAGCTCCGGCAAGAGTCAGAGAGAGGCAGAGTCATGGACAGGGCAGGAAGGTGGGAACTGATCTAAAGCAGAATCACAGATTAGACAATAGCAAGGGAAGAACGGCATTCTTACTATTAGAAAGGAGctaggagagaaagaaggggcaaCCTGTCTAAGTGGGTGTTCCTGATTCGAGTCAGTCTAAGGAGGTTAGGGCCTGGCCAGCTCAGATTTCTTACAGAGTCAACCGTCCTTAATCTTAAATCTCAGAAAGTTATGAAAGGGGTTCAAACTCTGTCCTGAGTTACAATCAAACCTAGAGAATGAGAGCCAGTACAGCAGCATTCTTAGGGGATCGAGGTGTTGAGTCAAATTGTGCCAGGATTTTGTACCTTTGCATGGCTGAATGGGGTTATATGATGTAACTGAGGACCGAATTTGTCACTTTCTCCCCTGCTTTGCTTCCTTTACACATCTCCCTGTGTTCTTATTTTGTACCTCCAGGAGGACATCGTGCTGTTGTCAGACCGAAAATGCAACACCAAGATTTTCCATCGGAACTGGAAAGTCAAAGAGCTGTCGGTAAGAAAGACCTCTGCCAAGAGAGACAAAGTTACAAAACAGCACTTGCTTCTTTCCAAAGTTGCAGTACTGTCTCTTTCTAAGCTGGATGCTGATTTCACGTGATCCTTTTGTAGAGTAACATGGAGAAGGAATTTATTCCCAAATGACACAGGCGTCATCTGAGGTTGGAATCCGGCCCTTTTTCTATATCTATATATTGGGGCTGGGAAGCCAGATATTGAGATTGAGATTGATCTGAAGCACAAAATGTTGTTGGATTCCAAGGAAGGAAGGTGTAAGCAACAGAGTCCAAAGGGTCATGACTAGCAGGCTCTGTGAACAGAGTGGATTCACACCTCCCCTGCGTCGTAGGTCGTTTCCCATTGGCCACTCCTACTCCTGCTGCTAACACAAACATTCCTTATCTCCCTGTCTGCAACTCCCCTGGACACACTGTTTTACCTGCACATTCTCTCCCTAGGTGCACGACAGAGTGATCCTGGTAGAGACGGAGCTGCACCTCATTATTGACGTGCTGGAGAACTTTGGGGATTCCAGTCTGTCCGAGCAGCTCGTGAGGCCATTAGAAATCCTGAGGGACATCAGAGAGGACTTGAAGAGCTGGGTGAGTATTGGATTGCAAATGTCTCGTGCCACAGTGGGTCTGGGAATTGTGTATTGAACTCAGAACAGCGCTAATTTCTTAAGTGGATCCAGGATCTACTAATCCTTGTGCCAGTAATCGTGGACTTTGGTTTGCACATAACATAGTTGCTGTATGCCTTGCTCAGATACAGCATCTAATTAGCTAATTAACTTGATTAACTAGTTAGGGACAGATGATGCTTGGCTGCTCTGCTACTGTGCAAGCAGGTACGTCCCCACCGTCGGCTCCTGGGCTGTAGTTTGGTACCACTGCAGACACTGTGCTCTCTTTAGCACAGCTACTGTTGTTTCCATGTGCCCCCCAGAAcatcgcagtggaggtggggaggaacTGGGAGGAGGCAGACCCATGGGTGGCTGCATACACTGGGGGAGTATGCTGCACTCCTGCTCGGCTCCAGGGCATATTCAGTTTCTACTAGGTAgagttcctcccagagctccTCTGGGGAGCACAAGGCATACCTCCCCCTACACAGGGCCATTCCCACAGTGTCAGTAAAGCCATTAGTTAATGCTTCAAACACTTCTGAAGTAGAACAATGTCATACAAATGCTTGGTATTATTAACAGAACATGGAAGGTTAACATGGAATCCACAAGTGTagagaactagataaactcaATCAAACCAAGATCTGCCTTGGGCTTGTACCGAGAGGAAGGAGGCTCAGCCACTGTTCTTGAAATCTCAACTCATGTGCCAGTCTGCTTCATGTATTGATTTTCTTTTCAGGCCAGACATCAGCCTCACGGCCATCAACGCTCCCAGACGCTGACTAGCTGGCTCCTAAACTTCCATGCCGCCAAGAAAATGGTGAGTACATTTGGCAAACACACAAGACGAACTTTCATCACATGTTAGTGGAACAAATCCATACAGGATCACCAGCTCCATTCCGTTCCCATGGGGCCAGTGGAGGATGGTGCCCTGTATATTGTCCAGGACCTTCAGCAGTCTAGGTGTCCTGAGACTGAATTAGTTCAGAAAGCTGGTAAATCTCTCACATCAGGAAGGGTTGTTACATCTGCTGTCAGACTGTAACAGACCAGGCATCCAGAAAACACCCTTCACCTTGTGGCGTAGTTTGGGTCCTCCCATAGGATGCAAATAGCAGAATTTCAGATAAACACGAGGCATCTGATGCTCCATTGCTCTGTACCTTGTACCTTGTGGAATCATTTATATTTGTGCAAAATGCTGCTGACTCTGAAAACCCCCCTCCCTCACACTGCGGGCAGAGCTTTACACCAACTTCCTGTTCGCTTTGAAGAGGTGGAGATGCTGGGCTGGGCAATGGGAAAAGAGGCCCAGAGATCATTCATTCGTACAGATCTGCCAATGCCCAGGCCTTCTTAGCAATCAGATCTAGACAAAGATAATACCCATCAAGTTGACTGTTACCCCAGATCATTGTGCCTTTTGCTTCATTCAGACTCACTGCTTAATGTAATAGACTTCAGCACACATTGTTATATATTTAGAATTACAAAACATTAGAGCACCATGTAAATGAGTATTTACTTAGGTTCGAGTGTTTGTAAGGTCTTGTCTACGCAGGGACATCCAGGAAAactaatctgaattaactaaaaaTGTGAGCTGGAAggggattagttaaactgcattaaatccctgtATGGATGCTGTTATTCAGAGTTAAAGCGATCTCTGGAAGTGAAGTAAAGTAACCAAATTAAGAccactttaattttgaatgagGGTGTTCACACAGGGATCTAATGCTATTAACTAacccacttcaaattcacacagTTTGTTCAGATTAGCTTTCCTGGATGTCCCTATGTACACACTGCTCTGTTCACCCTTTTTCTGCATGCTCTGTTGCTCCCTATCTATATACACCCCCTTCCATCAGGCCTTTGTCCAGTAGCTTTCCCTCGCCCAGTGTGAGCCAGCCATTCTCTGTTACaatgtgttcattccctctctccTGTCCCAGGAAACTCCGGGGTGCCTGGAAGCATCTGTGATCTTCAATCTCTTCCGATTCCTGAACGAAGACTTGAAGTGCGCAGCCTACACGGATTTCTGCACCTAAATGCAAAGTCTTTACACTGTCTCACCTCATGCACTAATCAGACACTGGAGAGCCCAGCGAATGGGAACCCTGAATCCTTCCTACAGGACACTATATTTTAACCAGGCATGATGCTCTTTCTGCCTTGGCATCTTACCACGGATACCCATCACCAATGATCTCTGAACAAAAGATTCCAATACAACTGATCTTCAGGAAGAGATCTCTCCGACTCCAATTGCCAGTAGCTGATTGGTTGTAGGCCAATTCCTTAAGTGCAGCTAAAGTGTAAGGCCtgttcccacagaaatcaatgggagattggccattgatttcagtgggattaaaaTTTGGCCCTAGAGGAtagtattatttattgtattggtTGATTGCTACGCAAAAATATTTGCCAATAGTATGTTGTGttgctgttatttattttaatttaaaggacTAGTTTTTCCCACCGTTTGTTTGATTTACAGACTAGTGACTATTTCATTATTGTCTTAGAAAGATGCTGGAAAATGCAATAATGTTGATGCATGGAAGGTGTTGCTGTATTAGACAGATTCCGAgaatctatttttgttttactggCTGACATAATGTTAAGCCATCTGATGCGGTCCTTATTTAAACAAATCTGATTTGTATTTAAGTTATTTATTGTATCCATCATTTTTATGTGCATATTTATCAAATGGgctatttttataatatttaatgtaaaaatggaagatgtaaaattaaaactgaaatgatATAAATTGATGATTGACCCTCTACTTGCTGACTGCATTATGTTCTGATCTCATCACCTCCAAAAAATAGAAAATAGCAAAAGTCATTAAAGGCAGGGAAGTACTTCCCGATGAGGAGAAATTGATTAGCTGGATGGTGAGAGGGGATATAACAGAGATacttaaaataatgaaaagtctAAAGTTATAGGTATCTTCCCACGATAGCAAATCCCAGGGAACTCTTGGTGGCAGGACTGAATATTATGGGGCCTTTAAATTGGGCAAAAAGCACTGACTATAATTACTATCCTATACTTATCACAATATATGTGACACACTCTTCTAGagtaaaatgctgctgttttaaCTGGAGCCTGATTGTAACATGTATTgctttttgcttcctttttatttgtaCGCATTGATATCCGTGTGAAGACACAGGTCTGGGAAAACTATTCAACTGCTCTTGCAGAGTACATCGTGGCTGCAATTTGCCCTGTTTTTGTCTGAGGGGGATAGATACTGGGGATTGGCACTCgggaaacctggattctattcccagctctgccactgacctgctggagtGGTGGatgacgttgggcaagtcacgtctctGCTCtgtaccatctgtaaaatgggaatactgaTACCGAAttccttggtaaagtgctttgagacctaccCGTAAAAACACTCtataagagctgggtattattaatattattatatgCACTATATAAaaagcctgattctctgctgccccAGTGCTGTCACCGCTCGTGACTTTTTCACAGGTTGCAGGATTTTAGCCAGGGCTGGAATCTGTCTGGTGATGACGTGAGAATCTCCAACCCTCTTGGGAATTGCAGCCTGGCTTCTGATTGGCTGTCTTTCCCACTGTCTCCGGTcgt
This window contains:
- the LOC122462460 gene encoding interferon lambda-3-like, encoding MLQGKMMACKLLLVLTLWTMSTEAFPKGTQGKTCHLSKYKSLPPWELETFKNVKDRFEDIVLLSDRKCNTKIFHRNWKVKELSVHDRVILVETELHLIIDVLENFGDSSLSEQLVRPLEILRDIREDLKSWARHQPHGHQRSQTLTSWLLNFHAAKKMETPGCLEASVIFNLFRFLNEDLKCAAYTDFCT